A portion of the Lolium rigidum isolate FL_2022 chromosome 1, APGP_CSIRO_Lrig_0.1, whole genome shotgun sequence genome contains these proteins:
- the LOC124684127 gene encoding protein trichome birefringence-like 38 produces the protein MASGSCDMFTGTWVTDEKYPLYDSTSCPFIRSQFDCHRFNRPDTKYLKYRWQPKPPCSLPRFDGLALLRMWAGKKVMFVGDSLALNQYESLLCLIHAAAPNTKYTVSPRSRKINPSSTVTFQEYNVTLVYYVTHYLVDIVKEKAGRVLKLYEINEGRNWLGADVLVFDSWHWWPRSGPKRPWDYIQEGSKVMKDMDRTVAFAKALNTWARWVDANLLHTSTKVFFQGISPSHYRGQEWGAARRKTCMGETEPLNSTGTYPGGPIRQQGIIRSVLASMAKPVYLLDFTFMSQLRKDAHPSKYNGGNFGGDCTHWCIAGLPDTWNILFYAALTGQRG, from the exons ATGGCATCCGGCTCGTGCGACATGTTCACCGGGACCTGGGTGACGGACGAGAAGTACCCTCTGTACGATTCCACGAGCTGCCCCTTCATCCGCTCCCAGTTCGACTGCCACCGATTCAACCGCCCCGACACGAAGTACCTCAAGTACCGATGGCAGCCCAAACCACCCTGCTCCCTGCCCAG GTTCGACGGCCTGGCGCTGCTGAGGATGTGGGCCGGCAAGAAGGTGATGTTCGTGGGCGACTCGCTGGCGCTGAACCAGTACGAGTCGCTGCTGTGCTTGATCCACGCCGCGGCGCCCAACACCAAGTACACGGTCTCACCGCGGTCCAGGAAGATCAATCCATCGAGCACCGTCACGTTCCAG GAGTACAATGTGACGCTGGTGTACTACGTGACGCACTACCTGGTGGACATCGTCAAGGAGAAGGCCGGGCGCGTCCTCAAGCTCTACGAGATCAACGAAGGCCGGAACTGGCTCGGCGCCGACGTGCTCGTCTTCGACTCCTGGCACTGGTGGCCGCGCAGCGGCCCGAAGCGACC TTGGGACTACATCCAGGAGGGCAGCAAGGTGATGAAGGACATGGACCGGACGGTGGCCTTCGCCAAGGCGCTGAACACCTGGGCTCGATGGGTCGATGCCAACCTTCTCCATACCAGCACTAAAGTCTTCTTCCAAGGGATCTCTCCCTCTCACTACAG GGGACAAGAGTGGGGCGCGGCGCGGAGGAAGACGTGCATGGGGGAGACGGAGCCGCTGAACAGCACGGGGACGTATCCTGGAGGGCCGATCCGGCAGCAGGGCATAATTCGGAGCGTCCTGGCTAGCATGGCGAAGCCGGTGTACTTGCTGGACTTCACTTTCATGTCGCAGCTCAGGAAGGATGCGCACCCGAGCAAGTACAATGGCGGCAACTTCGGTGGGGACTGCACCCACTGGTGCATCGCTGGCCTCCCAGACACATGGAACATACTCTTCTATGCCGCGCTCACCGGCCAACGCGGTTAG